A window of the Acipenser ruthenus chromosome 30, fAciRut3.2 maternal haplotype, whole genome shotgun sequence genome harbors these coding sequences:
- the LOC117972136 gene encoding probable ATP-dependent RNA helicase DDX20, translating to MAARMQKAAHDIQSRRRTDDVLQSEGLDFSSLLLSQPVLLGLAASGFQRPSPIQLKAIPLGRCGLDLIVQAKSGTGKTCVFTTIALDSLIVENPATQVLVLAPTREIAVQIHSVITAIGIEIEGLQCHVFIGGTPVSLDRTRLKKCHIAVGSPGRVKQLIEMGYLATASIRLFVLDEADKLLEEGSFQDQINWIYSSLPVNKQMLALSATYPESLAQHLARYMRDPTFVRLNPSDPGLLGLKQYYKIVKSHPLPHKIFQEKVQHLLDLFSKIPFNQALVFSNLHSRAQRLADILTSKGLPAVCISGSLTQDQRLEAMSKLKQYKCRVLISTDLTSRGIDAEKVNLVINLDVPQHWETYMHRIGRAGRFGTHGLAVTYCCHGEEENEMMTIAQKCSLNLSCLPDPLPPGLMEEPSDWDVTIESVQTLPDRPAASPKLMEYRNQGLQIKGTASPFPSRGAEPHNTQPFSLGRPQPKKPEQPRPIKTDPTPRKPVNVSVLRSVSTSQTTPRELREKPQSLSIQDQAALQDALPKISPLPSFKAKPHCMRPMSLAELAEDYESFIKDGPGRTVEIIRRYTGLNDAGQQTVEEVKVEGGVEQGVPQAVSRDCERESSFNARLSSYSDRSTSEDGEDSRGVAGEDSRGVAGEDSRGVAGEDSKGVDNEALGEPMEVSMSIQRSIEKISTSPPAVPKPSARNQRVFAEALSQHATGKTGIPEHRAGLGPHPEPPRQKPKASRKRGAEKSRFGAEDHDGAQDQGSEEPGQDSPQEYWKAYFEAWHRYYAAVGQPHHRGYRRSFNWMSAYQMNSVYMEELLKH from the exons ATGGCTGCCCGCATGCAGAAGGCTGCTCATGATATCCAGTCCCGGAGACGCACCGATGATGTTTTGCAGTCCGAGGGGCTGGATTTCAGCTCGCTGCTGCTGTCTCAGCCTGTCCTGTTGGGTCTCGCCGCTTCGGGCTTCCAGAGGCCGTCCCCGATACAGCTGAAGGCCATTCCGCTGGGGAGATGCGGGCTCG ATCTTATTGTACAGGCCAAGTCAGGCACGGGGAAGACGTGTGTGTTTACCACCATCGCTCTGGATTCCTTGATTGTGGAGAATCCAGCGACACAG GTCCTGGTCCTCGCCCCCACCAGAGAGATCGCGGTACAGATCCATTCTGTCATCACGGCCATCGGCATTGAGATCGAGGGCTTGCAGTGCCATGTGTTCATAGGAGGGACCCCTGTGAGTCTGGACAGGACCAGGCTGAAAAAGTGTCACATTGCTGTCGGCTCACCAG GTCGCGTAAAGCAGCTCATTGAGATGGGCTATCTCGCCACAGCCAGTATCCGCTTGTTTGTTCTGGATGAAGCTGACAAACTGCTGGAGGAAGGCAGCTTTCAAGATCAAATCAA CTGGATCTATTCATCCCTCCCTGTGAATAAGCAGATGCTGGCTCTCTCTGCCACGTACCCCGAGTCCCTGGCACAGCACCTCGCCCGCTACATGAGGGACCCCACCTTTGTACGCCTGAACCCCAGTGACCCGGGGCTGCTAG GACTGAAGCAGTATTACAAAATAGTGAAATCCCACCCGCTGCCTCATAAGATCTTCCAAGAGAAAGTGCAGCATCTTCTGGATCTCTTCAGCAAGATACCGTTCAACCAGGCTCTGGTCTTCTCCAACTTACACAGCAG GGCTCAGCGCTTGGCCGATATTCTCACTTCAAAAGGCCTCCCTGCTGTGTGCATTTCAG gcagTCTGACTCAGGACCAGAGACTGGAAGCCATGTCGAAACTGAAGCAGTATAAGTGCAGAGTCCTCATCTCTACAGACCTG ACGTCCCGAGGGATCGATGCAGAGAAAGTGAACCTGGTGATTAACCTGGACGTGCCGCAGCACTGGGAGACGTACATGCACCGCATCGGAAGAGCCGGCCGCTTCG GCACTCATGGCTTGGCAGTGACGTACTGTTGCCATGGCGAGGAGGAGAATGAAATGATGACCATTGCTCAGAAGTGCAGTCTGAACCTCTCTTGCTTGCCAG ATCCTCTCCCACCAGGATTAATGGAAGAACCCTCTGACTGGGATGTTACCATTGAAAGTGTCCAGACCTTACCGGATAGACCTGCAGCCTCCCCCAAGCTCATGGAGTATCGGAACCAAGGACTTCAGATCAAAGGCACTGCAAGCCCCTTCCCATCCCGGGGGGCTGAACCCCACAACACTCAACCATTCTCACTGGGGAGACCCCAACCCAAGAAACCTGAACAGCCCCGACCCATCAAGACAGATCCCACCCCCAGAAAGCCTGTCAACGTCTCCGTGCTGAGAAGCGTTTCCACCTCTCAAACAACCCCCAGGGAGCTCCGAGAGAAACCGCAGAGCCTCTCCATCCAGGACCAGGCAGCTCTGCAAGATGCCTTGCCTAAAATCTCTCCGCTGCCCTCTTTCAAAGCCAAGCCCCACTGCATGAGACCCATGAGCCTTGCAGAGCTGGCTGAAGATTACGAAAGCTTTATAAAAGATGGGCCCGGGAGAACAGTGGAGATTATCAGACGGTATACTGGTTTGAATGACGCTGGCCAGCAGACCGTTGAAGAAGTCAAGGTGGAAGGTGGTGTAGAGCAAGGGGTTCCACAGGCTGTTTCTAGGGACTGCGAGAGGGAGAGCAGCTTCAACGCTCGGCTTAGTTCATATAGTGACAGGAGCACCTCTGAGGACGGTGAGGATTCCAGGGGCGTGGCCGGTGAGGATTCCAGGGGCGTGGCCGGTGAGGATTCCAGGGGCGTGGCCGGTGAGGATTCCAAGGGCGTGGACAATGAAGCTCTTGGAGAACCGATGGAGGTTTCAATGTCAATTCAACGTTCTATTGAGAAGATCTCAACCTCTCCACCTGCTGTTCCTAAACCAAGCGCTCGTAACCAGCGTGTCTTTGCTGAAGCATTAAGTCAGCATGCCACCGGTAAAACTGGCATTCCAGAACACAGAGCTGGGCTGGGTCCCCACCCTGAACCACCACGGCAAAAGCCCAAGGCGAGTCGTAAAAGAGGAGCTGAGAAAAGCCGGTTTGGTGCTGAGGACCATGACGGAGCCCAAGACCAGGGGTCTGAAGAGCCCGGGCAGGACAGTCCTCAGGAATACTGGAAGGCCTATTTTGAGGCTTGGCATAGATACTACGCTGCTGTGGGGCAGCCCCATCATAGAGGCTACCGAAGATCTTTTAACTGGATGAGTGCGTATCAGATGAACTCCGTGTACATGGAAGAGCTGCTCAAGCATTGA
- the LOC131702758 gene encoding 5-hydroxytryptamine receptor 1-like, translated as MRVLRFLGSLEISATKMHRVSAANGSFSARIFIQMDTPFLVPTSLVLVFTLIAGIFGNVLVCCVVYKCRSLQTANNALLVNLAANDLLKCTLDIPLFMLAVLFGRIQIDLGELICIMQQFTYSLSSCVQLTTLVIISAERFQAIAHPFETDKRKLRIKFWILMIWTCGFSMSVLSVTLAKDTPLYLMCRHLPLDAQSYFNPFGTYVLVPSWAVSLALILFNYLRIFAVVRQHANKIFDAGILSQPTSGKTESTWQNVTTAGPLHRSQDNSGQSAISQAEESAQAAAESTSVPALQSSSSGTSPPKAPEFVGAVCLLTATSREHAKKSIEGKVAKRFGYIIIAFLVFWMPVVVILLLNFFLEKDLTNITLLLKLETLAVALTCAPAAVNPFIYTVVNRQFRCEFRKVFNKWRNYIRGS; from the exons ATGCGGGTCTTAAGATTTCTTGGATCCTTGGAGATTAGTGCCACAAAGATGCACCGCGTTTCAGCGGCAAACGGGTCTTTTTCTGCGAGAATATTCATACAGATGGACACCCCGTTCCTTGTGCCCACCAGCCTGGTTTTGGTGTTCACTTTAATTGCTGGTATTTTCGGGAACGTGCTGGTTTGTTGCGTGGTTTATAAATGCAGAAGTTTGCAAACTGCGAATAACGCGTTATTGGTAAACCTGGCCGCGAACGACTTGCTCAAATGCACGCTGGATATCCCGCTGTTCATGCTTGCCGTGCTGTTTGGGAGAATCCAGATTGACTTGGGAGAACTGATATGCATTATGCAACAATTTACCTATTCTCTCAGTAGCTGTGTGCAGTTGACAACCTTGGTTATCATAAGCGCGGAACGGTTCCAAGCGATAGCGCACCCCTTTGAAACGGATAAAAGAAAATTAAGAATCAAGTTTTGGATTTTGATGATCTGGACTTGTGGTTTTTCGATGTCGGTTTTGTCGGTTACTTTGGCAAAGGACACTCCGCTGTACTTAATGTGCCGGCATCTTCCGCTCGACGCTCAGAGCTACTTCAATCCCTTTGGAACGTACGTCTTGGTCCCATCTTGGGCTGTCAGTTTGGCGCTGATTCTTTTTAATTACCTGCGGATTTTCGCGGTGGTGCGACAGCATGCCAATAAAATATTCGACGCTGGCATTTTATCTCAGCCCACCTCTGGTAAAACAGAGTCTACATGGCAAAATGTAACTACTGCGGGACCGCTACACCGCTCTCAAGACAACTCTGGGCAGTCAGCCATATCTCAAGCCGAAGAAAGTGCACAAGCGGCGGCTGAAAGCACTTCGGTGCCCGCTTTGCAATCCAGCTCTTCAGGAACGTCGCCCCCTAAAGCCCCCGAGTTTGTGGGTGCGGTGTGCCTTCTCACAGCAACATCCAGGGAACACGCCAAAAAAAGCATTGAAGGGAAAGTGGCTAAACGATTTGGATACATCATCATCGCttttctggttttctggatgCCAGTGGTCGTCATTTTGCTGCTGAACTTCTTTCTGGAAAAGGATTTGACTAAT ATTACGTTGCTTTTGAAGCTGGAAACCTTGGCTGTGGCGCTGACCTGCGCTCCCGCAGCGGTCAATCCTTTCATCTACACCGTCGTGAACCGGCAGTTTCGCTGTGAATTCCGAAAAGTGTTTAACAAATGGAGAAACTACATACGAGGCTCATAG